The Kineothrix sp. IPX-CK genomic interval GAAGGACGATGGCATAGGAATGATGCCTGAGCAGATTCATACGCTTTATGAAACTATAGAGAAGGAGCATAGTGACAGCGAGGACACGGCGGGATTCGGACTGGCTAATGTAAATGAAAGAATACGTCTGAACTACGGAAAGGAGTACGGACTCACTTTCCGCAGCGTGTATGGGGAGGGGACTGTGGTAAGCGTTACGATACCTATATGAGTGTCCGTTACTCATTATAAGTGTATTTTACTTATTTAGAACAAAAAGAATAAAGAACGTAAAAAAATGAACTTTTTTCATAAAATAATTAAAAAAGTTCATTTTTTGTTCACAAATTAGTAAAAAATACCACTTTCCAAATAAAATATTCCCTTTCATTCCATGCGGAAATTGATAGAATGAATGTACCAAAACAATATAAGGAGGGTATTTAATGAAAAAGAAATTTTTAAGCGTTATTCTTGCGACAGCAATGGTAGCAACTATGGCGGGATGCGGCAGCGCTACTTCTGCACCGGCAGCGGCAGAACCTGCAGCAGAAACGGCACCGGCAGAGGAAGCTGCTCCCGCTGAAGAAGCTGCTGAGGAAGTGGCGGAGGAGCCGGCAGCTGAGGAAGCTTCCGACGATTTGATTGTTGTGGGCTATGCGCAGGTTGGTGCTGAATCCGACTGGAGAACGGCTAACACGGAATCTTTTAAGACGACTTTTACGGAAGAAAACGGCTATCAGTTGATTTTCGACGATGCACAGCAGAAGCAAGAAAACCAGATTAAAGCAATTCGTTCCTTTATTCAGCAGGAAGTTGATTATATCGTAGTAGCTCCCGTAGTTGAGACCGGATGGGAAACCGTTTTGGAAGAAGCTAAGGAAGCAGGCATTCCGGTAATTCTTTCCGACAGAATGATGGATGTTTCGGACGATTCTTTATATGAGTGCTGGGTAGGCGGTAACTTCGAAAAAGAAGGCGCTGATGCGGCAGCTTGGCTGAAAACATACTTAGAAGGACAGGGAAGAGGAGATGAGGAAATCAACATCGTTACTCTTCAGGGAACAATCGGTGCTTCCGCTCAGGTTGGACGTACAGACGGTTTCGCAAGCGGAATGCAGGACAACTGGGTTATGTTAGACAAACAGACCGGCGAATTCACACAGTCCAAAGGTCAGGAAGTTATGGAGTCCTTCTTAAAACAGTATCCTGATATCGACGTAGTTGTTTGCGAGAACGACAACATGGCATTCGGTGCAATCGATGCTATCAAAGCAGCAGGTAAGACATGCGGACCGGAAGGCGACATCACGATCATCTCCTTCGACGCAGTGGCAGCAGCTTTCGATGCAATGATCGCGGGCGACTTGAACGCAGCATTCGAGTGTAACCCGCTTCACGGACCTCGTGTAGCTGAAATCATTCAGAAGCTGGAAGCCGGCGAAAGCGTTGAGAAGATTCAATATGTAGATGAAGCTTACTTCGATACATCCATGGACGTTGCAGCGATCAAAGAGACACGCGCATATTAATATTAATGGTTTACATTAACTAAGAAATGCAAGGGCGGCGGGTGGAGAGTCTGGAATGGATTCTTCCCCGCCATATTTTTCATGTAAGTAGGATTAGGGTGTCAAAGGTCCTTTTGCGAACGTCTCAAGACAATATGCCCAAAACAAAAAGACTCCTGCGCCGAATTCCAATATATAAGAAGTTCTAATTCTCAGTCCATTTGAACCAAACATAACAAAAAACAAAAAACTCGCTGCGCTCAAACAGTTTTGTTTTCTGTTATGGCACAAATATCCAGAGAAAGAACTTCTAAATATTTTCATAGGCGCAGTCGTTCTTTTTGATATGGTCATATTGGTCCGAATATATTTAAAAAGGACCTTTTGACACCCTAATCCTAATAGGAAAGTGTTCCTAAAAATAAATGGCAAAGATATGATGTGAGATGATGAAAAAGTATGGCAGATTGTAACTGTGAAGATACTGAACAGTTATGGCAGATTTTTAAGGAAGGAATGAAGCCCAAATGGAAAACAGCCGTAAGGAAAATAAAATCGTATTGACGATGCGCCATATTAATAAAAATTTCCCCGGAGTTGTAGCCTTGGAAGACGTGGACTTTACCTTAAGGGCAGGAGAAATACATGCTCTTATGGGAGAAAACGGCGCGGGAAAATCAACATTAATCAAGGTGCTCACCGGAGTAGAGGAGTTCGAAACGGGAGAAATAATAATAGACGAAAGCCCCCATCCGATTATCAACAAATCGCCTCAGGAGGCGCAGGCAAACGGCATCAGTACCGTATATCAGGAGGTCAATCTTTGCCCGAACCTTACTGTGGCGGAAAATCTGTTTATAGGCAGGGAACCGAAGAAATTCGGGGCAATTGACTGGAAAACCATGAACAAAAAGTCTAAAGAAGTTTTAGGCAGTCTGGATATAAATATAGATGTAACAAAGACGCTGGACAATTACTCTATAGCTTTGCAGCAGATGATAGCTATCGCAAGAGCGGTGGATATGTCGGCAAAGGTTCTCATTCTGGATGAACCTACATCCTCTCTGGACGACGGAGAGGTGGAGAAGCTTTTTGCCTTAATGAGAAAGTTAAAGGCACAAGGAGTAGGAATTATATTCGTTACCCACTTTTTAGAGCAGGTATATGAGGTGTGCGACCGCATAACGGTACTTAGAAACGGTGCTTTGGTGGGTGAATTCGAAGTGGAGAAGCTGCCCAGGGTACGTCTCGTTGCTGAAATGATAGGTAAGGATTTTGACGATCTTGCCGCCATCAAGAAGAGTGGAGAGGGAGCGGGCAAGGTCGGCGAAGAAGTGGTAATCGATGCGAAGAAGCTGTATCATACGGGAACGATCAAGCCCTTTGATATTCAAATCCATAAGGGTGAAGTGATCGGGCTTACGGGCCTTTTGGGTTCGGGACGCAGCGAGCTGGCGCGGGCAATCTATGGTGCGGATAAGGCTGACGGCGGGGATCTTTTTGTAAAAGGACAAAAGCTTCTGGTCGGTGCGCCCATCGACGCGATGCAGGCGGGAATGGCTTATTTGCCGGAGAACAGAAAGGAAGAGGGAATTATTTCGGACCTTTCCGTAAGGGAGAACATCATTATAGCTCTGCAGGCGAAAAAGGGTATATTTAAACAGCTTAGCAAGAAGGAGCAGGAGGAATTTACCGATAAGTACATAGATCTTTTAAAGATTAAGACGGCGAATAGAGAGGTCCCGATCAAACAGTTGTCGGGGGGGAATCAGCAGAAAGTGATCTTGGGAAGATGGCTCCTTACCAACCCCGACTTCATCATTCTGGATGAACCCACCAGAGGTATCGATATCGGTACAAAGACGGAGATCCAGAAGCTTGTATTGAAGCTCGCGGGAGAAGGCATGGCGGTTATGTTCATTTCCTCCGAAATCGAAGAGATGCTTCGCACTTGTTCAAGAATGGCGGTTCTAAGAGATGGCTGGAAGGTAGGAGAACTGGGAGACAGTGAGCTTTCTCAGGAGGGTGTCATGAAAGCAATAGCAGGAGGTGGAAGTGATGAATAATGCAAAAAAAACATTTAAGAGGCTGACAGGATATAAGCTTTTTCTGCCGTTTCTATGCTTGGCGCTGGTGCTTCTTATTAACGTCATCAAGACGCCCACCTTTTTTGCGATAACAATTAATAACGGAGTATTTTATGGATATATTATCGATGTCATAAACCGCGCCAGCGAGCTGGTAATCCTCGCGGTAGGTATGACGTTGGTGGTTGCGGCTTCCGGAGGGACGGATATTTCCGTAGGAGCGGTCAGCGCTCTGGCAGGTGCCCTCTGCTGCTTCGTGCTTTCAGGCGGTCAGCAGACGGTAAACGAATACCATGCTCCCTATATACTGGGAGTGCTGGCAGCGATGGCGGTAGGTATCGTATGCGGGGCATGGAACGGGTTTCTGGTGGCGAAGATGAAGATTCAGCCTATGGTTGCCACTTTGATCTTATTTACGGCCGGCCGCGGTATTGCACAGCTTATCACGGACGGACAGATGATCTATGTGCGCGTGGATCATTTTAAGAAGCTGGGAGCCTTCATCGGCGGAGTTCCCCTTCCCACACCGGTATTCGCAGCGATTTTGGTAGTAATGCTGACAATGCTCCTGTTGAAGAAAACGGCGCTGGGCCTTTATATCGAGACAGTAGGTATTAACGCGAAGGCAGCAAGATTAGTGGGACTGAATTCCACGATGATACAGTTCTTAACTTATGCTTACTGCGGTTTATGTGCCGGTATCGCGGGACTTATCATCACTTCCAGAGTATATTCTATCGATGCCAATAATGCGGGTCTGAATATGGAGCTGGATGCGATTCTGGCAGTGGCACTGGGAGGAAACAGCCTGGGCGGCGGTAAATTTTCCTTGGCTGGAAGCGTGATCGGAGCTTACACGATTCAAGCGCTCACCACTACCTTATACGCCATGGGCGTATCGGCAGACCAGATTCCGGTATATAAAGCTATCGTAGTTGTGATTATTGTATCCTTGCAGTCTCCTGAGCTGTCGAAGATTTGGAAGAATGCTAAGAAGAAAATCGGCGGCGGCGCCAGAAAGAAGGTGGCATAATGAAGAAATTCAAACTGGAAGGCAATCAATTCCTGCTTCTCATTACGATTTTGCTGTTTTTTATCATGTATGCCATCGGATTGATCGTATTTAAAGATAATAATTTCGGAAGACTTCAGGTATTTTTGAACTTGTTTATTTCCAATGCGGGTCTGATCGTCATTGCGGTATCCATGACGATGGTGCTCATTACCGGAGGAATCGATATTTCGGTAGGCTCCGTAGTGGCCATGACTTGTATGCTTCTGGCGTGGATGATGGAGAAAAAGGGTATTGGAGCGGTGCCTGCTGTTATCATCGTACTTTTGGTGGGAATAGTTTTCGGGCTGGTTCAGGGATTCCTCATTGCATATCTGAAGATTCAGCCGTTCATCGTTACCTTGGCGGGAATGTTTTTTGCGAGAGGTATGACGGCTATCATAAGCACGGAGATGATAAGTATCAAAAACGAACTGTTTCTAAGCTGGGCGCAGGAGAAATTGTATTTCCCCTTCGGCGGTTATGTGAATAAAAAGGGCGTTATCATAAATCCGTATATTTATCCGAGCGTTGTTCTGGCGCTGTTAGTGTTGGTCATCGTATTCATCATGCTGAAATATACGAAGTTCGGACGGTCTGTCTACGCAGTAGGCGGTAACGAGCAATCTGCCCTCTTAATGGGACTTAATGTAAGAAGAACGAAACTGAAGGTGTATATTATAGACGGATTTTTGGCGGCCTTCGGCGGATTCCTATTCGGCCTGAATACCTGTTCCGGTTTCGTAGAGCAGGCTAAAGGCTTTGAAATGGAAGCGATTGCAGGTGCAGTAATAGGAGGTACTCTTCTTACCGGCGGCGTAGGTAACGTCATCGGCAGCTTGTTCGGCGTATTGATCAAAGGAACGATAGAGACGTTCATTACCTTCCAAGGGACCTTGTCCTCTTGGTGGACCAAAATCACGATAGCAGCATTGCTAGCCTTTTTCATCATACTCCAGAGCCTATTTGCCAAGGCGAAGGAGAAACGCAAGTAGGTACGGCATGCCGGATCTGCTGCGGGGGAGCCCTATAAGGTTCCCGAGGGGAACCCTTTGGGTTCCCCTTGTTATTTTGTGTTTTCGCGGGTTTTTAGAATTTTTACTGCCATTTAAGGTAAAACTGCTGAAAGAAGTCTGCAAATTAGCAGATTTATTTCATGTTACTATATAGACGGGAAATTTAATATGTGGTAGAGTAGTTTAGTAAAGTGTTTTAGTAAATGCGGTTTATTTTTGGAGGAAAAAGATGGAAAATTTAGAATTACAAAAAAAAGCCAATGAAGTGCGAAAAGGAATCGTTACAGCGGTTCACAGTGCAAAAGCCGGACATCCGGGCGGCTCGTTATCAGCGGCAGATGTATTCACATATCTGTACTATGAAGAAATGAACGTAGATGCGCAGAATCCGAAGATGGAAAACAGAGACAGATTCGTATTGTCCAAGGGACATACGGCACCGGGTTTGTATTCCACATTAGCCCACAAGGGTTATTTTCCTGTGGAGGATTTAAAGACACTGCGCAAACTGGGTTCGTATCTGCAGGGACATCCGGATATGAAGCATATTCCGGGAGTGGACATGTCCAGCGGTTCCCTGGGACAAGGAATATCGGCAGCGGTAGGAATGGCACTGGGAGCTAAATTGGACGGTAAAGATTTCCGCGTATATACACTTCTGGGAGACGGAGAGCTTCAGGAAGGACAGGTATGGGAAGCGGCTATGCTCGCCGGGCACAGAAAGCTGGATAACCTGGTAGCGATTATAGATAACAACGGCTTACAGATTGATGGTAAGGTAGACGACGTATGTTCTCCCTATCCGATAGATAAAAAATTCGAGGCATTTAATTTCCACGTAATCAATGCAGATGCGCATGATTTCGACGATCTCAGAAGAGCGTTCAAAGAGGCTCGCGAAACGAAAGGTATGCCTACGGCAATCGTTGTACACAGCGTAAAGGGCAAAGGCGTTTCCTTTATGGAAAACAAGGCGGCATGGCATGGCACAGCGCCTAACGACGAGCAGTTCGCGGTAGCGATGGCAGACTTGGAAAGGATTGGTGAAGAATTATGTCAGAAGTAAAGAAGATTGCAACGAGAGAAAGCTACGGCAACGCGCTTGCGGAGCTTGGCGCAGAATTTCCTAATCTGGTAGTTCTGGACGCTGATTTGGCGGCGGCTACAAAGACCAGTGTTTTTCAGAAGGCTTTCCCCGAAAGACATATAGACTGCGGAATCGCAGAATGTAACATGGTAGGCATCGGAGCAGGACTTTCCACAGTAGGGAAAATCCCTTTTGTCAGCACTTTCGCAATGTTTGCAGCAGGACGTGCTTTTGAGCAGGTGCGCAACTCTCTGGGTTACCCTCATTTGAACGTAAAAATAGGAGCGACTCACGCGGGCGTTACCGTAGGGGAGGATGGAGCTTCCCACCAGTGCAACGAGGATATCGCGCTGATGAGAACGATTCCGGGCATGATAGTTATGAACCCTGCAGACGATGTGGAAGCAAAAGCCGCAGTAAGAGCTGCAATCGAGCATGAAGGACCGGTATATCTGCGTTTCGGAAGAGCAGCCTGTCCGATTATTAACGACAGACCTGATTATAAATTTGAGATAGGAAAAGGTACCTTGCTCAGAGAGGGTACTGACGTAACTATTGTAGCTACGGGAATCTGCGTAAGCAGCGCTCTGGAAGCGGCTGAGAAGCTTGCGGAGGAAGGCGTCAGCGCAGAAGTGATCAATATCTGCACTATCAAGCCTTTGGATGAGGAACTTATCATAGCATCCGCGAAGAAGACAGGCAAAGTGGTTACCGCTGAGGAGCATTCCGTAATCGGAGGACTTGGAAGCGCAGTATGTGACGCATTGTCTGCAGCAGCACCCACGCCGGTTAAAAAGATTGGTATGCAGGATGTATTCGGAGAATCCGGACCGGCTATGGCACTGTTGGAGAAATATGGTCTGGATGGCACAGGCGTATATAAATCGGTAAAAGAATTCATCGGAAAGTGAGAGAGGAAATGCTGATATTATCACCGTCTATTCTGGCAGCAGATTTTTCTGTTTTGGGAAAGCAGATAAAGGAAGTGCATGAGGCAGGAGCACAGTATCTTCACGTGGACGTCATGGATGGAAGCTTCGTACCTTCCATATCCTTTGGGATGCCGGTCATCAGCTCTATACGGGGGGTGTCGGATATCACCTTTGATGTACACCTTATGATTACATCGCCGGAGCGTTATATAGAGGAATTTGCGAAATGCGGAGCGGATATTATCACCTTCCATCTTGAAGCGGTGCAGGACCCCGGAGTCGTAATCGACAAGATACACGCCCTGGGAAAGAAGGCGGGTCTATCCATAAAGCCTGCGACTCCTATAGAAGCAGTTCTCCCATGTTTGGACAAGCTGGATATGCTGTTAGTAATGACCGTGGAGCCGGGATTCGGCGGACAAGCCTACATTCCTGAGTCCACAGAGCGCATCAGGCAGGCCCGTAAGTTTGTGGAGGAAAGAGGCCTTGATACGGATATTCAGGTGGACGGCGGCATCAACGCAGACAACGTACATGTCGTACTGGAAGCCGGAGCGAATGTGATTGTGGCGGGCTCATCGATTTTCAGGGGCGATATAAGGCGGAATGTGAAGGATATGCTGAATGCGTTTGAGGCATTTCAAAAATAGATATGTTAAGATAATTTGTTAAATAAATCAGGTAAACTGAGGAGATATTAGAAATCTTCGCCTTTCTGTTTTTGAGTTTTTGGAAAGGCGGAGGTTTTTTATAAATTTAAAGGTGGATAAAAATGCGTCTTTGTATTGTTTTAGCTCCATGCAAGGTCTATTAGGACTGGCTCGCATGGAGACATAATAAGTCCCGTAGACTTTGCATGCTTTTATGCGACAAGCTGTACCGTTATTGTTTTAATTCTGCTACAGTCGGATAAATTGGAATTGTGGCATCTATACTGTTTAAATGCACTCAACGGCTTGATGAATACAGTCCAGCAGCCTTCTGCGGACGTTACGACAAGCTTGCTGACGCCAAAGAAATATTATCAGAAGATAAGCGGAATGCGGTCATTTTCCAATTCGCTTGTAAGTGTAATAACGCCGCATTTCCGGCCATGATTTTATCGAGACAGGGCGGCGGCGAAGTGGTTTTAGGAATTGTGAAAACTGCGGTAGAAATTGCAACATTGGCGGGCAGTGTGGCTGTGTCGTTATTGCCGGCTCCGGGAAGCAGAGTTAGGGTAATTTGCAACCCGCTTATCATCGTCTGATAAGGTCACACACTAGAAAATATTAGAAAATACTGCATAAAATATATTAGAAATTATCTCATGAAATATATGAAAAATGCCGTATGTAAATTATAAAAAGTGTTTTATAATATTTTGGAACACTTACAGTGAGTTCAAATATTTTGGAAGAAGGGAAAACCATGTTCAAAAAATTGGAAAGAAACGAGCCCTGCTGGTGCGGGAGCGGAAGAAAATATAAAACCTGTCATGAAGCCTTCGACGATAAGGTCCTGCGCTATCAAATGGAAGGTCATATGATTCCCGATAGGGACATGATCAAGACGAAGGAACAGATAGATGGTATTCGGGAGAGCGGTAAGATCAATATTGCGGTACTCGATTACGTGGCAGCTAACATACGGGAGAATATATCCACAGAAGAAATAGACCGCATGGTATATGAGAAGACTACAGAGCTCGGCGCTGTTCCTGCCCCCCTTCACTATGACGGATATCCGAAGAGCACATGCACCTCCATTAACAGTCAGGTATGCCATGGAATTCCTTCGAAAGACGTGTTCCTGAAAAACGGAGATATTGTCAACGTAGATGTATCCACGATTTATAAAGGTTATTTTTCCGACTCCTCTCGCATGTTCTGCATCGGAGAAGTAGAGGAACAGGCTGCTAAGCTCGTCCGCGTGGCGAAGGAATGCATGGAAAAAGGAATTGAGCAGGTAAAGCCGTGGAACTTCCTCGGAGATATGGGAGAAGCTGTTCACAGTCACGCACTTCAGAATGGCTACAGCATAGTCCGTGAAATCGGCGGGCACGGAGTAGGAATAGAGTTCCACGAGGACCCTTTTGTAAGCTATGTGACCAAAAAAGGGACCGAAACCCTTATGGTGCCCGGTATGGTGTTTACCATAGAACCTATGGTCAACATGGGGGCAAGTGAAATCTACATCGATGACGATAATGGCTGGACTGCCTACACCGACGACGGAAAACCTTCCGCTCAGTGGGAAGTTACCATAGCAGTCACTGAGGATGGATATGAGATATTAGCATATTAAAGAATTGAGCGTTGAAAACCCCTAAACATTTGTAGGAAACGCGATTGACAGTATAATTTCTTTGTGTTAGTCTAACAATATCAATAAAATGAAGTAAAAAGCAGTGACGAAGAGAGTAGATATGTGAAAGCTTTCCAGAGAAGGTTCCATTCCGCGCAGCAGGATTGTTAACGGGATGCTGAGAGGAACCGGGTGAAAATATATCGAAAATGGCTTCCGAGCAGCGCACCGAACCGGCAACGGTAAGGCTGCGACAGGTCCGCCTGTTATAGCGGCAGGGTATAAAGTAATTTGTGTTTAGGTTCATACATGAACCGTGCATAATCAGCAGTACCCGCAGAGGTTCGCTTCGTGAGAAGCGGACAAAAGGAAGTGGTAACACGGCTTTTCGCTCGTCTTCTAGTCATACTAAGAAGACGGGCTTTTTTGTTTTATGATACTAGGGGCAACCCTCTTTTGACCCCGATATTATTTTATATTTACTGAAAAAGGAGCAAAGAGTATGAGTAAAGGAAAATATTACATCACCACCGCTATTGCCTACACCTCCGGCAAACCGCATATTGGCAACAGCTATGAAATCGTGCTTGCCGATAGCATTGCAAGATTCAAGAGGAAAGACGGCTATGACGTGTTCTTCCAGACGGGAACAGACGAGCATGGACAGAAAATCGAAATAAAAGCGCAGGAAGCCGGTGTCACTCCCAAAGAATATGTGGATAACGTTGCGGGAACGATCAAAGACTTGTGGAATCTTATGGATACCTCCTATGATAAATTTATCCGTACCACGGATACCTACCACGAGAAGCAGGTACAGAAAATCTTCAGGCGCCTGTACGAGCAAGGTGACATTTATAAAGGGGCATACGAAGGAATGTACTGCACCCCCTGCGAATCCTTTTGGACGGAATCCCAGCTTGTAGATGGAAAATGCCCGGATTGCGGAGGAGAGGTAAAGCCTGCAAAGGAAGAAGCGTATTTCTTCAAAATGAGCAAATATGCGGATAGGCTCATCGCGCATATCAATGAGCATCCGGAGTTCATACAGCCAGTATCCCGCAAAAACGAAATGATGAATAATTTTCTGCTTCCGGGACTGCAGGATCTATGCGTGTCCAGAACCTCCTTCAAATGGGGAATTCCCGTAGACTTCGACGAAGGCCATGTTGTCTACGTGTGGCTGGACGCACTTACCAACTATATTACCGGAATCGGCTATGACTGTGACGGAAACAGTACCGAGCAGTATAAAAAGCTCTGGCCTGCAGACCTTCACCTGATCGGAAAAGATATTATCCGTTTCCATACGATTTACTGGCCTATTTTCCTTATGGCCCTGGGCGAGGAGCTGCCTAAGCAGGTATTCGGTCACCCGTGGCTGCTGCAGGGAGACGGCAAGATGAGCAAATCAAAGGGGAATGTCCTGTATGCGGACGATCTGGCAGACTTTTTCGGGGTGGATGCGGTACGCTACTTCGTGCTTCATGAGATGCCTTTCGAAAATGACGGCGTGATTTCGTGGGAGCTTATGGTGGAAAGACTTAATTCCGATTTGGCGAATACCCTCGGCAATCTGGTAAACAGGACGATTTCTATGAGTAACAAATATTTCGGTGGAGTCGTTGCGGATAAGAGTATCGCATCTGAAGAGCAGAAGGCTTTGGACGATGATTTGAAGGCTGTCGCAGCCGGAACCTATGAAAGAGTGAGAAAGAAGATGGAAGATTTGAGAGTGGCGGATGCCATATCGGAAATCTTCGTACTTTTCAAACGATGTAATAAGTATATTGATGAAACGGAGCCGTGGGTGCTGGCAAAAGACGAGGCTAAAGCCGATAGGCTGGCTTCGGTGCTCTATCATCTGGTAGAGAGCATTGTCATCGGCGCTTCTTTGCTGGAACCTTTTATGCCGGCCACTGCCGAAAAGATCGCGGCTCAGTTAAACACCTCTTTAAGAAGCTTTGAGGAGCTTACAAGTTTTGGAAAATATCCTTCCGGCAATAAAGTGACCGAGACTCCGGAAATCTTGTTCGCACGGTTGGATGCAAAAGAAGTGCTGGAAAAGGTGGAGACGCTGTTCGAATCCGGAACGCAGGCAGGACAGACACAGGAACAAGCGGTTTCTGAGGATGTGATCGATATCGAACCGAAGCCGGAGATCACTTACGATGACTTTGATAAACTGCAATTCCAGGTAGGTGAGATCATCGCCTGTGAAGCAGTGCAAAAGTCCAAAAAGCTGCTTTGTTCCAAAGTGCGCATCGGCAGTCAGGTGAAACAAATCGTATCCGGCATTAAGCAATATTATTCTCCGGAGGAAATGGTGGGTAAGAAAGTAATGGTACTGGTGAACCTCAAGCCGGCGACTTTGGCGGGAGTCGTATCCGAAGGAATGCTTTTGTGTGCGGAAGATAAGGACGGCAATCTGGCCCTCATGATTCCGGAAAAGACGATGCCTGCAGGCGCGGAGATCTGCTAATTTAAGGAATTTTATATTATAAACTTAAAATATTATATATTATGGTGTATAATGAGTTCACAAGGGGCATTTTTTGCCCCTTGTGAACTCATTTCCATATCAGAGAGCATCTTTTGACGAGCTTCGCCATACAAAAGAATGGAGGGGATTTTATGGTAAAACGAGAAGAACTTTATTTTGAATCCAGAGATAATGTAAGCAAGATATATTCAGCGCAGTGGATACCCGATACGGATAAGCCTATATGTATTTTGCAGATCATACATGGAATGGCGGAGCATGTGGAACGCTATGACGACTTTGCAAGAGCTATGGCGGAAAAGGGAATCCTGGTCGTAGGTGAGGATCATTTGGGCCATGGGAAGACGGCCGGAGAGAGCGGAACGAAGGGATATTTTTGTGTGCAGGATCCAGCCACGGTAGTGGTGAGGGATTCGCATAGGCTCAAGAAGCTGACTCAGGAAAAATATCCGGGTGTACCCTATATCATTCTCGGACATAGCATGGGCTCCTTCATACTTCGCAATTATTTATGCCGTTACGGAACCGGAATACAAGGTGCCATCATCGTTGGAACCGGAACCCAGTCGGGGATTGTCATTGCCTTCGGAATGGCGGTGGCGGCTTTGCAGAAGCTTTTTTGCGGTTCCCAAAAAGAAAGTGTGTTTTTAGACAGGCAATCCTTTAGGGGATACAACAAGAGAATAAAAGACGAGAAGTCGAAATCGGGCTGGCTCACCAAGGACAAAAAGATTGCGGATGCATATATAGACGATGATTTTTGCGGGTTTACTTTTACCATAAACGGATTCCAGACTCTTTTCGAGCTTTTGGCGAGGCTGAATAAAAAGGGTAATCTGAAAAATATGCCTTCGGAGCTGCCTGTTTTGTTCGCATCGGGTGCGGAAGACCCGGTAGGTAATTATGGAAAAGGAGTGAAAGCGGTATACCAGTCGTTTTTGGATCTGGGGATGAATAAT includes:
- a CDS encoding ABC transporter substrate-binding protein, which translates into the protein MKKKFLSVILATAMVATMAGCGSATSAPAAAEPAAETAPAEEAAPAEEAAEEVAEEPAAEEASDDLIVVGYAQVGAESDWRTANTESFKTTFTEENGYQLIFDDAQQKQENQIKAIRSFIQQEVDYIVVAPVVETGWETVLEEAKEAGIPVILSDRMMDVSDDSLYECWVGGNFEKEGADAAAWLKTYLEGQGRGDEEINIVTLQGTIGASAQVGRTDGFASGMQDNWVMLDKQTGEFTQSKGQEVMESFLKQYPDIDVVVCENDNMAFGAIDAIKAAGKTCGPEGDITIISFDAVAAAFDAMIAGDLNAAFECNPLHGPRVAEIIQKLEAGESVEKIQYVDEAYFDTSMDVAAIKETRAY
- a CDS encoding sugar ABC transporter ATP-binding protein — encoded protein: MENSRKENKIVLTMRHINKNFPGVVALEDVDFTLRAGEIHALMGENGAGKSTLIKVLTGVEEFETGEIIIDESPHPIINKSPQEAQANGISTVYQEVNLCPNLTVAENLFIGREPKKFGAIDWKTMNKKSKEVLGSLDINIDVTKTLDNYSIALQQMIAIARAVDMSAKVLILDEPTSSLDDGEVEKLFALMRKLKAQGVGIIFVTHFLEQVYEVCDRITVLRNGALVGEFEVEKLPRVRLVAEMIGKDFDDLAAIKKSGEGAGKVGEEVVIDAKKLYHTGTIKPFDIQIHKGEVIGLTGLLGSGRSELARAIYGADKADGGDLFVKGQKLLVGAPIDAMQAGMAYLPENRKEEGIISDLSVRENIIIALQAKKGIFKQLSKKEQEEFTDKYIDLLKIKTANREVPIKQLSGGNQQKVILGRWLLTNPDFIILDEPTRGIDIGTKTEIQKLVLKLAGEGMAVMFISSEIEEMLRTCSRMAVLRDGWKVGELGDSELSQEGVMKAIAGGGSDE
- a CDS encoding ABC transporter permease codes for the protein MNNAKKTFKRLTGYKLFLPFLCLALVLLINVIKTPTFFAITINNGVFYGYIIDVINRASELVILAVGMTLVVAASGGTDISVGAVSALAGALCCFVLSGGQQTVNEYHAPYILGVLAAMAVGIVCGAWNGFLVAKMKIQPMVATLILFTAGRGIAQLITDGQMIYVRVDHFKKLGAFIGGVPLPTPVFAAILVVMLTMLLLKKTALGLYIETVGINAKAARLVGLNSTMIQFLTYAYCGLCAGIAGLIITSRVYSIDANNAGLNMELDAILAVALGGNSLGGGKFSLAGSVIGAYTIQALTTTLYAMGVSADQIPVYKAIVVVIIVSLQSPELSKIWKNAKKKIGGGARKKVA
- a CDS encoding ABC transporter permease subunit, producing the protein MKKFKLEGNQFLLLITILLFFIMYAIGLIVFKDNNFGRLQVFLNLFISNAGLIVIAVSMTMVLITGGIDISVGSVVAMTCMLLAWMMEKKGIGAVPAVIIVLLVGIVFGLVQGFLIAYLKIQPFIVTLAGMFFARGMTAIISTEMISIKNELFLSWAQEKLYFPFGGYVNKKGVIINPYIYPSVVLALLVLVIVFIMLKYTKFGRSVYAVGGNEQSALLMGLNVRRTKLKVYIIDGFLAAFGGFLFGLNTCSGFVEQAKGFEMEAIAGAVIGGTLLTGGVGNVIGSLFGVLIKGTIETFITFQGTLSSWWTKITIAALLAFFIILQSLFAKAKEKRK
- a CDS encoding transketolase, whose protein sequence is MENLELQKKANEVRKGIVTAVHSAKAGHPGGSLSAADVFTYLYYEEMNVDAQNPKMENRDRFVLSKGHTAPGLYSTLAHKGYFPVEDLKTLRKLGSYLQGHPDMKHIPGVDMSSGSLGQGISAAVGMALGAKLDGKDFRVYTLLGDGELQEGQVWEAAMLAGHRKLDNLVAIIDNNGLQIDGKVDDVCSPYPIDKKFEAFNFHVINADAHDFDDLRRAFKEARETKGMPTAIVVHSVKGKGVSFMENKAAWHGTAPNDEQFAVAMADLERIGEELCQK
- a CDS encoding transketolase family protein — protein: MSEVKKIATRESYGNALAELGAEFPNLVVLDADLAAATKTSVFQKAFPERHIDCGIAECNMVGIGAGLSTVGKIPFVSTFAMFAAGRAFEQVRNSLGYPHLNVKIGATHAGVTVGEDGASHQCNEDIALMRTIPGMIVMNPADDVEAKAAVRAAIEHEGPVYLRFGRAACPIINDRPDYKFEIGKGTLLREGTDVTIVATGICVSSALEAAEKLAEEGVSAEVINICTIKPLDEELIIASAKKTGKVVTAEEHSVIGGLGSAVCDALSAAAPTPVKKIGMQDVFGESGPAMALLEKYGLDGTGVYKSVKEFIGK